Proteins encoded within one genomic window of Pigmentiphaga sp. H8:
- a CDS encoding alcohol dehydrogenase catalytic domain-containing protein, which translates to MKQMIAARAHASGELKLETVDVPEPEAGEVLVRVASAGIAPGITKLLAKGRFRHLPTTLGHEIAGVVAEAGNGVDPALVGRRVRVSPSLTCGRCEYCLSGREPMCPSTAMIGHAAFGTGPMPLYERYHDGGLAEYVRVPATHVDPLPDNVSFDVGAKLHDLGNAVRALRQTGMPASGRLVITAATGTMGTASIKFARFFGARELVLVGRSGSRLEALRPLAGGLPVRTVALEDLPGWEDDEGLTRRLGELLPQGADAVLDFFPSGPGTAQAMAALGTGGALVHMGGNTSMLPFSIRDMMHHCWRFVGTRSCTKEDTDLVLDLLASGQAAADDLITHRFPLSRLAEAMEATGSRKEPIWMAIVHPDAV; encoded by the coding sequence ATGAAGCAGATGATCGCCGCCCGCGCCCATGCATCGGGCGAACTCAAGCTGGAAACGGTGGACGTGCCCGAGCCGGAAGCGGGCGAGGTGCTGGTGCGGGTGGCCAGCGCGGGCATCGCGCCGGGCATCACCAAGCTGCTGGCCAAGGGGCGCTTTCGCCACCTGCCGACCACGCTCGGCCATGAAATCGCCGGCGTGGTGGCCGAGGCCGGCAACGGCGTCGATCCGGCCCTGGTTGGCCGGCGCGTGCGCGTCTCGCCCAGCCTGACCTGCGGACGCTGCGAATACTGCCTGAGCGGGCGCGAGCCCATGTGCCCGTCCACCGCGATGATCGGCCACGCGGCCTTCGGCACCGGCCCCATGCCGCTGTACGAGCGCTATCACGACGGCGGCCTGGCCGAATACGTGCGCGTGCCCGCCACCCACGTCGATCCGCTGCCGGACAACGTCAGCTTCGACGTGGGCGCCAAGCTGCACGACCTGGGCAATGCCGTGCGCGCGCTGCGGCAGACCGGCATGCCGGCCTCCGGCCGGCTGGTCATCACCGCCGCCACCGGCACCATGGGCACGGCCTCGATCAAGTTCGCCCGTTTTTTCGGCGCGCGCGAGCTGGTGCTGGTCGGACGTTCCGGCTCGCGCCTGGAGGCCCTGCGCCCGCTGGCCGGCGGCCTGCCCGTGCGGACGGTGGCCCTGGAAGACCTGCCGGGCTGGGAGGACGACGAGGGCCTGACGCGGCGCCTGGGCGAACTGCTACCCCAAGGGGCCGACGCGGTGCTGGATTTCTTCCCGTCGGGGCCGGGCACCGCGCAAGCCATGGCGGCGCTGGGCACGGGCGGCGCGCTGGTTCACATGGGCGGCAACACGTCCATGCTGCCCTTCTCGATCCGGGACATGATGCATCACTGCTGGCGCTTCGTCGGCACCCGTTCCTGCACGAAAGAGGACACGGACCTGGTGCTGGACCTGCTGGCCTCGGGCCAGGCCGCCGCCGACGATCTCATCACCCACCGCTTTCCGCTGTCGCGGCTGGCCGAGGCCATGGAGGCCACCGGCAGCCGCAAGGAACCGATCTGGATGGCCATCGTGCATCCGGATGCCGTGTAA
- a CDS encoding M24 family metallopeptidase, which yields MHPYRRFSLAERDRRWKAVRRRMAEEGLAAIIAPPNPGNSTDWQADARYLSHCGGGADTSIGVVFPLEGEVTVVATSAQERWGPLVQDWVADVRTVNRQFGAAMGERLRELGLDGQRIGISGLVGGTRTPEGTIMHGTYEALARAVPNASFVEVGELMQDVREIKSQEEIDVLQCSIDLVERALEAQLIAAQPGVPDYVVWAETMHAMFRRGSELSVHFNWVSGDNPGRTLTRPTARPLRGGDLILGEIEASVIGYRAQRLPVVAVNRCPPVIRDLSAIHGDMYAELLSVLRAGATVREVIAATVDITRRIAPRSGPLAGLKAALILHGRGLGDDRPLVLTKLGGDPFYGATERAMEAVFPEDGVYICKPAISTADGVFQFAWGDTVRVAPGGARRMGRMPHGVQVSEPGPFTDWPTDVTVLGGA from the coding sequence ATGCATCCCTACCGCCGCTTTTCCCTGGCCGAACGCGACCGCCGATGGAAGGCCGTGCGCCGGCGCATGGCCGAGGAAGGTCTTGCCGCCATCATCGCGCCGCCCAATCCGGGCAATTCCACCGACTGGCAGGCCGATGCCCGCTACCTGTCCCACTGCGGGGGCGGAGCCGACACGTCCATAGGCGTGGTCTTTCCTCTGGAAGGCGAGGTCACCGTCGTCGCCACCTCGGCGCAGGAACGGTGGGGGCCGCTGGTGCAGGACTGGGTGGCGGACGTGCGCACCGTCAACCGGCAGTTCGGCGCCGCCATGGGCGAGCGGCTGCGGGAACTGGGTCTGGACGGGCAGCGCATCGGCATCAGCGGGCTGGTCGGCGGGACCCGTACCCCCGAGGGCACCATCATGCACGGCACCTACGAGGCCCTGGCCCGCGCGGTGCCGAACGCGAGCTTCGTCGAGGTGGGCGAGCTGATGCAGGACGTGCGCGAGATCAAGAGCCAGGAGGAGATCGACGTCCTGCAATGTTCCATCGACCTGGTCGAGCGCGCGCTCGAGGCGCAATTGATCGCGGCCCAGCCCGGCGTGCCCGACTACGTCGTCTGGGCCGAGACCATGCACGCCATGTTTCGCCGGGGCTCGGAGCTGTCGGTGCATTTCAACTGGGTCAGCGGCGATAATCCCGGCCGCACGCTCACGCGGCCCACCGCCCGGCCGCTGCGCGGGGGGGACCTGATCCTGGGTGAGATCGAGGCCTCGGTCATCGGCTACCGCGCCCAGCGCCTGCCCGTGGTGGCGGTGAACCGCTGCCCGCCCGTCATCCGCGACCTGTCGGCCATCCATGGCGACATGTACGCCGAACTGCTGAGCGTGCTGCGCGCCGGCGCCACCGTGCGCGAGGTCATTGCCGCGACGGTGGACATCACGCGGCGCATCGCGCCGCGCAGCGGCCCCCTGGCCGGGCTGAAGGCTGCGCTCATCCTGCACGGACGGGGGCTGGGCGACGACCGGCCGCTGGTGCTGACCAAGCTTGGCGGCGACCCCTTCTACGGCGCGACCGAGCGCGCCATGGAAGCGGTGTTCCCCGAGGACGGCGTCTATATCTGCAAGCCCGCGATCTCGACCGCCGACGGCGTGTTCCAGTTCGCCTGGGGCGACACGGTGCGCGTCGCCCCAGGCGGCGCGCGACGCATGGGCAGGATGCCCCACGGCGTGCAGGTCTCGGAACCCGGGCCGTTCACCGACTGGCCCACCGACGTCACGGTGCTGGGCGGGGCATAG
- a CDS encoding MFS transporter encodes MENRTPIDPYRKISARIIPLMMLLYLMAFLDRVNISFAALTMNQDLGFTPTIFGWGAGIFFIGYFLFEVPSNVILEKVGARLWIARIMVTWGLISAAMAFVSGTASFLTLRFLLGVAEAGFLPGMLLYLTYWFPARHRAKFIALFMAAVPLASAIGSPISGLLVGMDDLMGLKGWQWLFILEGLPSCVLGIVVLFALPDRPANAKWLSPEECGIVEADLARDRLAATGRSHHAMWPALVDRRVLVLCGVYFGIVIGLYGIGLWLPQIAKAMGYSNAAVGFIVAAPYAVSAVAMLAWGRRSDRSGERAGHVAAAALVSVAGLLASLYFGTPWIALCCLGLASVGIYACLGPFWAMPPLFLQGTAAAGGIALINSVGNLGGFAGPYLMGWIKERTGSFSLGMAALAGCLGAAAILALSLKREMRAMRDARAPDPGQA; translated from the coding sequence ATGGAGAACAGGACGCCGATCGATCCCTACCGCAAGATCAGCGCGCGCATCATCCCCCTGATGATGCTGCTCTACCTGATGGCCTTCCTGGACCGGGTGAACATCAGCTTCGCCGCGCTGACCATGAACCAGGACCTGGGTTTCACGCCCACCATCTTCGGCTGGGGCGCCGGCATCTTCTTCATCGGCTACTTCCTGTTCGAGGTCCCCAGCAACGTCATCCTGGAAAAGGTCGGCGCGCGCCTGTGGATCGCGCGCATCATGGTCACCTGGGGCCTGATCTCGGCGGCCATGGCCTTCGTGTCGGGCACCGCGAGCTTTCTTACGCTGCGCTTCCTGCTCGGGGTCGCCGAGGCGGGATTCCTGCCCGGCATGCTGCTCTACCTGACCTACTGGTTCCCGGCCCGGCACCGCGCGAAATTCATCGCCCTGTTCATGGCGGCGGTGCCGCTGGCCAGCGCGATCGGTTCGCCCATCTCCGGCCTGCTGGTCGGCATGGACGACCTGATGGGGCTCAAGGGCTGGCAATGGCTGTTCATCCTGGAGGGCCTGCCCTCGTGCGTGCTCGGCATCGTGGTCCTGTTCGCGCTGCCCGACCGTCCGGCCAATGCGAAATGGCTGTCGCCGGAAGAATGCGGAATCGTCGAGGCCGACCTGGCGCGTGACCGGCTGGCCGCTACCGGCCGCAGCCACCACGCCATGTGGCCGGCCCTGGTGGACCGGCGCGTGCTGGTGCTGTGCGGCGTGTATTTCGGCATCGTCATCGGGCTGTACGGCATCGGCCTGTGGCTGCCGCAGATCGCCAAGGCGATGGGATACTCGAATGCCGCGGTCGGCTTCATCGTGGCCGCGCCCTATGCCGTCAGCGCGGTGGCCATGCTGGCCTGGGGACGCCGCAGCGACCGCAGCGGCGAACGCGCAGGCCACGTCGCGGCCGCGGCCCTGGTCAGCGTCGCCGGGCTGCTCGCCAGCCTTTACTTCGGCACGCCGTGGATCGCGCTGTGCTGCCTGGGCCTGGCCTCGGTCGGCATCTATGCCTGCCTGGGGCCGTTCTGGGCCATGCCGCCGCTGTTCCTGCAAGGCACGGCCGCGGCGGGCGGCATCGCGTTGATCAACTCGGTCGGCAATCTGGGCGGCTTCGCCGGCCCCTACCTGATGGGATGGATCAAGGAGCGCACCGGCAGCTTCTCGCTGGGCATGGCCGCGTTGGCCGGCTGCCTGGGCGCGGCCGCGATACTGGCGCTGTCGCTGAAACGGGAAATGCGGGCGATGCGTGACGCGCGGGCGCCGGATCCGGGCCAGGCCTAG
- a CDS encoding class I SAM-dependent methyltransferase — MDSTTSIHHSAADGYTKGADTYVRGRPDYPPEIAWWLRDTLGLHAGATVLDLGAGTGKFTPRLLATGASVIAVEPVAAMLDKLAAAHPGVRPLVGTADAIPLPDASVDVVVCAQAFHWFATAEALDEIHRVLKPGGRLGLVWNMRDANVPWVAAIDRIVNEFEGDAPRYYTGAWRQAFPHPGFGPMDERHYANGHTGSPEDVILNRVRSTSFISALPPEQRAGVDQRLQALIQAEPELRGHAAVTLPYDTAAYCLARTDPA, encoded by the coding sequence ATGGACAGCACGACCTCCATCCATCACTCGGCCGCCGACGGCTACACCAAAGGGGCCGACACCTATGTCCGCGGGCGTCCCGACTATCCGCCGGAAATCGCGTGGTGGCTGCGCGACACGCTGGGCCTGCATGCCGGCGCCACCGTGCTGGACCTGGGCGCGGGCACCGGCAAGTTCACGCCCCGCCTGCTTGCCACCGGCGCCAGCGTGATCGCCGTGGAACCGGTGGCCGCCATGCTGGACAAGCTGGCCGCGGCCCATCCCGGGGTCCGGCCGCTGGTCGGCACGGCCGACGCCATCCCGCTGCCCGATGCCAGCGTCGACGTGGTCGTGTGCGCGCAGGCCTTCCACTGGTTCGCCACGGCCGAAGCCCTGGACGAGATCCATCGCGTGCTCAAGCCCGGTGGCCGGCTGGGGCTGGTCTGGAACATGCGCGACGCAAACGTCCCCTGGGTGGCCGCGATCGACCGCATCGTCAACGAATTCGAGGGCGACGCGCCGCGCTACTACACCGGCGCCTGGCGCCAGGCCTTTCCCCACCCGGGCTTCGGGCCCATGGACGAGCGGCACTACGCCAACGGCCACACCGGATCCCCGGAAGACGTCATCCTGAACCGGGTGCGCTCCACCAGCTTCATCTCGGCGCTGCCGCCAGAACAGCGAGCCGGCGTGGACCAGCGGCTACAGGCCTTGATCCAGGCCGAGCCCGAACTGCGCGGCCACGCCGCCGTGACGCTGCCCTACGACACCGCCGCGTATTGCCTGGCAAGAACGGACCCCGCGTAG
- a CDS encoding tRNA-binding protein, translating into MQEINWDDFMKVELRVGRVVSAEVFAQARKPAYVLHVDFGEELGVRKSSAQITHHYRPEELVGRLVVAVVNFPRKQIGPLMSECLVTGFHDENGHVALCVPDKDVPPGTRLL; encoded by the coding sequence ATGCAGGAAATCAACTGGGACGACTTCATGAAGGTCGAGCTGCGCGTGGGCCGCGTCGTCAGCGCCGAGGTGTTCGCCCAGGCGCGCAAGCCGGCCTACGTGCTGCACGTGGATTTTGGCGAGGAGCTGGGTGTGCGCAAGTCCAGCGCGCAGATCACGCATCATTACCGGCCGGAGGAACTGGTGGGCCGGCTGGTGGTGGCGGTGGTGAATTTCCCCCGCAAGCAGATCGGACCGTTGATGTCGGAGTGCCTGGTGACGGGCTTTCACGACGAGAACGGCCACGTCGCCCTGTGCGTGCCGGACAAGGACGTGCCGCCGGGTACGCGTCTGCTCTAG
- a CDS encoding GNAT family N-acetyltransferase, translating to MPIPALSTPRLLLPPLTLADAPAIQHAFARWEIVRFLADRVPWPYPEDGAFVFLRDAALPAMAQGREWHWSLRPRQEPDRLIGVISLMDGPDNNRGFWIAPEWQGRGLMTEAAVAATAYWFEVLDKRLLRVPKAAANIASSRISARGGMRVVATEERGYVSGRLPSEIWEITREEWLARRGHTTG from the coding sequence ATGCCCATTCCCGCGCTTTCCACGCCGCGCCTGCTGCTGCCTCCCCTGACGCTGGCCGATGCCCCGGCCATCCAACATGCCTTCGCGCGCTGGGAAATCGTGCGCTTCCTGGCCGACCGCGTTCCCTGGCCCTATCCCGAAGACGGCGCGTTCGTGTTTCTGCGCGATGCGGCGCTGCCGGCCATGGCGCAGGGCCGCGAGTGGCACTGGAGCCTGCGGCCCAGGCAGGAGCCCGACCGCCTGATCGGCGTGATCAGCCTGATGGACGGCCCGGACAACAACCGCGGCTTCTGGATCGCGCCGGAATGGCAAGGCCGGGGACTGATGACGGAAGCCGCCGTGGCGGCCACCGCCTACTGGTTCGAAGTGCTGGACAAGCGCCTGCTGCGAGTGCCCAAGGCCGCGGCCAATATCGCTTCGAGCCGGATCTCCGCGCGCGGCGGCATGCGCGTGGTGGCCACCGAGGAGCGCGGCTACGTGTCGGGCAGGCTGCCCAGCGAGATCTGGGAGATCACGCGCGAGGAATGGCTCGCGCGACGCGGCCATACGACAGGCTAG
- a CDS encoding IclR family transcriptional regulator, with translation MPASKQPKSAAAPAVREKKGIQSVEVGVRVIDALAAATGSLPLRDIGRDAGISASQAHRYLTSFAKSGLVVQDPATGHYGLGPQALRWGVSAMTKTDVFTLASQALDRICTRFDLTGLLCVWGESGPTCIRLKRSTFLIGTDLGLGSVFPVLTSASGIAFMAHLPPAITKPFIQKEVARAKARGERMAAADLDQTRQAVRARGYAENHGHYVNNLSALAAPILDYQGALSTVITLIFREPPGQAIVPSAAEIAAALVEETQDVSRSIGWKPAAE, from the coding sequence ATGCCCGCATCGAAACAGCCCAAGAGTGCCGCGGCGCCCGCCGTGCGCGAAAAGAAAGGCATCCAGTCCGTCGAAGTGGGCGTGCGGGTCATCGACGCACTGGCGGCCGCCACCGGCTCGCTGCCGCTGCGCGACATCGGCAGGGACGCCGGCATCTCGGCCAGCCAGGCGCACCGCTACCTGACCAGCTTCGCCAAGTCGGGGCTGGTGGTGCAGGACCCGGCCACCGGCCACTACGGCCTGGGGCCGCAGGCGCTGCGCTGGGGCGTGTCGGCCATGACCAAGACCGACGTCTTCACGCTGGCCTCGCAGGCCCTGGACCGCATCTGTACGCGCTTCGACCTGACGGGCCTGCTGTGCGTGTGGGGCGAATCGGGGCCGACCTGCATACGGCTCAAGCGCAGCACTTTCCTGATCGGCACCGACCTCGGCCTGGGATCGGTGTTCCCGGTTCTGACCTCGGCCTCGGGCATCGCCTTCATGGCCCACCTCCCGCCGGCCATCACCAAACCCTTCATCCAGAAGGAAGTCGCGCGCGCCAAGGCGCGGGGCGAACGCATGGCCGCCGCCGACCTGGACCAGACGAGGCAGGCCGTGCGCGCACGCGGCTATGCCGAGAACCACGGCCACTACGTCAACAACCTGTCGGCCCTGGCCGCGCCCATCCTCGACTACCAGGGCGCGCTGTCCACCGTCATCACGCTGATCTTCCGCGAACCGCCCGGCCAGGCGATCGTGCCCAGCGCCGCCGAGATCGCCGCGGCGCTGGTCGAGGAAACCCAGGACGTATCGCGCTCCATCGGCTGGAAACCCGCGGCGGAGTAG
- a CDS encoding aspartate/glutamate racemase family protein: protein MPQTQLIGLIGGMSWESSALYYRLLNEAMQRRAGGHHNAESVLVTLDFEPLLQAGAAGRWADVGGALVQAGQRLARAGAGFFLLTANTAHRFADEVERGAGLPLLHIGTPTATALQAAGVRRAGLIGTRHVTQSPFYADWYRDHHGIELVPPPPEDCAAIDAIIVDELTRGRIDPDSRQRLLAVIDRMRLAGLQAVVVGCTELPLLLDGAAPSLACYDTTRLHAEAAVERALGGPS, encoded by the coding sequence ATGCCACAGACACAGCTGATCGGCCTCATAGGCGGCATGAGCTGGGAATCGTCGGCCCTGTACTACCGGCTGCTCAACGAAGCCATGCAGCGCCGTGCCGGCGGCCACCACAACGCCGAAAGCGTCCTCGTCACGCTGGACTTCGAACCGCTGCTGCAGGCGGGCGCCGCGGGCCGCTGGGCCGACGTCGGCGGCGCGCTGGTCCAGGCCGGCCAACGACTGGCGCGGGCCGGCGCCGGCTTCTTCCTGCTGACGGCCAACACCGCCCATCGTTTCGCCGACGAGGTCGAACGCGGCGCCGGCCTGCCCCTGCTGCACATCGGCACCCCGACGGCCACGGCCCTACAGGCCGCCGGCGTGCGCCGGGCCGGCCTGATCGGCACGCGCCACGTCACCCAGTCGCCCTTCTATGCGGACTGGTACCGCGACCATCACGGCATCGAACTGGTCCCGCCGCCTCCCGAGGACTGCGCGGCCATCGACGCCATCATCGTCGACGAACTGACGCGCGGCCGCATCGACCCGGATTCGCGCCAGCGCCTGCTGGCCGTCATTGATAGAATGCGGCTCGCCGGCCTGCAGGCGGTCGTCGTAGGATGTACCGAACTGCCGCTGCTGCTGGACGGCGCGGCGCCGTCGCTCGCCTGCTACGACACCACCCGGCTGCATGCCGAAGCTGCGGTCGAGCGGGCCCTGGGCGGACCATCATGA
- a CDS encoding ABC transporter permease produces MMALLESFWFLIPVTLVQSLIYSTVAVGIMIPFRILSLPDLTCEGSLPLGGCLAAALVIAGLDPFASTLLAVAAGAAAGAATAWLHLRFRIHSLLAGILVFTMLWSVNLRVLGKPNASLPSGHNVFDAVSATILLSNGWQVAVFGALAMSGVLALVWLFRTEIGLSMRCVGANDRLAPALSIRSASYIVGGFALANAIVAGGGALLAQQQGYADVTMGLGILINGLASLIVGEALVGRHTVARQVCAPVVGSIVYYQLVSLGLASGLHPSDLKFLTGLFVIATLALPGLRTRAGPIGGL; encoded by the coding sequence ATGATGGCCCTACTCGAAAGCTTCTGGTTCCTGATACCCGTCACCCTCGTGCAAAGCCTGATCTATTCGACGGTCGCGGTGGGCATCATGATCCCGTTCCGCATCCTGTCGCTGCCCGACCTGACCTGCGAAGGCAGCCTGCCGCTGGGCGGCTGCCTGGCCGCGGCGCTGGTGATCGCCGGGCTCGACCCGTTCGCCTCGACCCTGCTGGCGGTGGCGGCCGGCGCGGCGGCGGGCGCCGCCACCGCGTGGCTGCACCTGCGCTTTCGCATCCACTCGCTGCTGGCGGGCATCCTGGTATTCACCATGCTCTGGAGCGTGAACCTGCGGGTGCTGGGCAAGCCCAACGCCTCGCTGCCATCGGGCCACAACGTGTTCGACGCGGTCTCGGCAACCATCCTGCTGTCCAACGGCTGGCAGGTGGCGGTCTTCGGCGCGCTGGCGATGTCGGGCGTACTGGCGCTGGTGTGGCTGTTCCGCACCGAGATCGGCCTGTCCATGCGCTGCGTGGGCGCCAACGACAGGCTCGCGCCGGCCCTGTCCATCCGGTCGGCCAGCTATATCGTCGGCGGCTTTGCGCTGGCCAACGCCATCGTTGCCGGGGGCGGCGCGCTGCTGGCGCAGCAGCAGGGCTATGCCGATGTCACCATGGGCCTGGGCATCCTGATCAACGGCCTGGCCTCGCTGATCGTGGGCGAGGCGCTGGTCGGGCGCCATACCGTCGCCCGCCAGGTCTGCGCGCCGGTCGTCGGCTCCATCGTCTACTACCAGCTGGTATCGCTGGGCCTGGCCAGCGGACTGCATCCGTCCGACCTCAAGTTCCTGACCGGCCTGTTCGTCATCGCCACGCTGGCGCTACCCGGCCTGCGCACGCGCGCCGGCCCCATCGGAGGACTGTGA
- a CDS encoding ABC transporter ATP-binding protein — protein MIRIARLCKTFNANTPDAKTATRDLDLSVADGEFVAVIGGNGAGKSTLLNLVAGALLPDSGTIEIAGKDVTRSPEHRRSRCVARVFQDPMTGTAPMLSVEENLVLAEMRARGRGWRQALTGRRRDRYREALAGLGLGLEDRLGARAGLLSGGQRQALALVMATLEAPQVLLLDEHTAALDPRTSAAVMEATRHLVAALRLTTLMVTHNMEHALQYGSRIVMMADGAVRADLSAADKQGLSVADLVERFHIADDRMMLS, from the coding sequence GTGATCCGCATCGCCCGCCTGTGCAAGACGTTCAACGCCAACACGCCCGACGCCAAGACCGCCACCCGTGACCTCGACCTGTCGGTGGCCGACGGTGAGTTCGTCGCGGTCATTGGCGGCAACGGCGCCGGCAAGAGCACCCTGCTCAACCTCGTGGCCGGCGCGCTGCTGCCCGATTCGGGCACGATCGAGATCGCCGGCAAGGACGTCACGCGCAGCCCGGAACACCGCCGCTCGCGCTGCGTGGCGCGCGTTTTCCAGGACCCGATGACAGGCACCGCGCCCATGCTGAGCGTGGAAGAAAACCTGGTGCTGGCCGAAATGCGGGCGCGCGGGCGCGGGTGGCGGCAGGCGCTCACAGGCCGCCGCCGCGACCGCTACCGCGAGGCGCTGGCGGGGCTCGGCCTGGGGCTGGAGGATCGCCTGGGCGCCCGCGCCGGCCTGCTCTCCGGCGGGCAGCGCCAGGCGCTGGCCCTGGTCATGGCGACGCTCGAGGCCCCCCAGGTACTGCTGCTGGACGAACACACGGCCGCGCTCGACCCGCGGACCTCCGCCGCCGTCATGGAAGCCACGCGCCACCTGGTGGCGGCGCTCCGGCTGACCACGCTGATGGTCACGCACAACATGGAACACGCGCTGCAGTACGGCAGCCGCATCGTCATGATGGCCGACGGCGCGGTACGGGCCGACCTGTCCGCCGCCGACAAGCAAGGCCTGAGCGTGGCCGACCTGGTGGAACGTTTTCATATCGCGGACGACCGCATGATGCTGAGCTGA
- a CDS encoding ABC transporter substrate-binding protein, whose product MRTLSKLVFTAVLAACASVPAQAQNKKVAIAGWGPHPTLDATIAGFRKGLAAEGFKPGENLALDETNVNFDRSLIPQMLNKLASGNPDLMVTIATPVSLTAIQQLRTRSFPIVFTPIADPVHAGLVGGWKSGERLLTGSSVALDYDAVLTFFKAVIPGLKRLGVLYDTGDDSSTAALDGLAPVAGRHGIALVKIGVDSPSELPQRVQSARGRVDALYPVASGRIQQGAATIAATAERAQLPVVTTIPEMVRQNQAAAALAVSFEQSGEAAGRIAGRILKGENAQAIPAWRPAPEDHHPLFSAARLKALNLSVPAAYKDCNCVVGQPGSAP is encoded by the coding sequence ATGCGAACGCTGTCCAAGTTGGTTTTCACTGCGGTACTGGCGGCATGCGCGTCCGTGCCCGCCCAAGCCCAGAACAAGAAGGTCGCCATCGCCGGATGGGGGCCGCATCCCACGCTCGACGCCACCATCGCCGGCTTCAGGAAAGGATTGGCGGCGGAAGGGTTCAAGCCGGGCGAGAACCTGGCGCTGGACGAGACCAACGTCAATTTCGACCGGTCGCTCATCCCGCAGATGCTCAACAAGCTGGCCAGCGGCAATCCGGACCTCATGGTGACCATCGCCACGCCCGTCTCGCTCACGGCCATACAGCAGCTGCGCACGCGCAGCTTTCCCATCGTGTTCACGCCCATCGCCGACCCGGTCCATGCCGGCCTGGTCGGCGGCTGGAAAAGCGGGGAACGGCTGCTGACCGGATCGTCGGTGGCGCTGGACTACGACGCGGTGCTGACCTTCTTCAAGGCCGTCATCCCGGGCCTGAAGCGCCTGGGCGTGCTGTACGACACGGGCGACGACAGCTCGACCGCCGCGCTGGACGGGCTGGCCCCCGTCGCCGGCAGACACGGCATCGCATTGGTCAAGATAGGCGTGGACAGCCCATCCGAGTTGCCGCAACGCGTGCAGTCGGCGCGGGGCCGGGTGGATGCCCTCTACCCGGTGGCTTCCGGGCGCATCCAGCAAGGGGCGGCCACCATCGCCGCCACGGCCGAGCGGGCGCAGCTGCCGGTCGTCACCACCATTCCCGAGATGGTCCGCCAGAACCAGGCGGCCGCGGCCCTGGCCGTGTCCTTCGAACAGTCGGGCGAAGCCGCCGGCCGCATCGCCGGCCGCATTCTGAAGGGCGAAAACGCCCAGGCCATCCCGGCATGGCGTCCCGCCCCGGAAGATCACCATCCGCTGTTCAGCGCGGCCCGGCTGAAGGCGCTGAACCTGTCCGTGCCGGCGGCCTACAAGGACTGCAACTGCGTCGTCGGCCAACCGGGTAGCGCGCCGTGA
- a CDS encoding zinc-binding dehydrogenase has protein sequence MKAVYFNEHGDLSVLRHGDVPEPAVPAGWVKIRVRATSFNHADLFSRRGMPGIKVQLPGINGSDCAGDIAELGEGVTGWKVGDRVLPIPHQVDWTAGTFDMLGENRNGAMAEYCVVRASQLMRLPDNVSYEDAACLPCAYGTAHRMLHGRGRIQAGETILILGASGGVGNACVLLAKIAGLRVIAAAGDADKCRRLEEMGADETIDYTQASFDQVIREKTGSLLRGGGVDVVVNFTAGDTWLPSMRCVKRFGRLLCCGGTGGYKAVTDIPYLFTSEMSIIGSTGWTLEDQEQLVAMVADGRLKPVIDRIVPLSRAIDAYGAFERREFFGKIVVTP, from the coding sequence TTGAAAGCCGTTTACTTCAATGAACATGGCGATCTGTCCGTGCTGCGCCACGGCGACGTGCCCGAGCCCGCCGTGCCGGCTGGCTGGGTCAAGATCCGGGTCCGGGCGACCAGCTTCAACCATGCCGATCTGTTCTCGCGCCGCGGCATGCCGGGCATCAAGGTGCAGTTGCCGGGCATCAACGGTTCCGACTGCGCGGGGGACATCGCCGAACTTGGCGAAGGCGTGACAGGGTGGAAAGTGGGCGACCGCGTGCTGCCCATCCCGCACCAGGTCGACTGGACCGCGGGCACCTTCGACATGCTGGGCGAGAACCGCAACGGTGCCATGGCCGAGTACTGCGTGGTGCGCGCCAGCCAGTTGATGCGCCTGCCCGACAACGTGTCCTACGAGGACGCGGCCTGCCTGCCGTGCGCCTATGGCACGGCCCACCGGATGCTGCATGGCCGCGGGCGCATCCAGGCTGGCGAGACCATCCTGATCCTGGGCGCGTCGGGCGGCGTGGGCAACGCCTGCGTGCTGCTTGCCAAGATCGCCGGCCTGCGCGTGATCGCCGCCGCGGGCGATGCGGACAAGTGCCGCCGGCTGGAGGAAATGGGCGCGGACGAGACGATCGACTATACCCAGGCGTCGTTCGATCAGGTCATCCGGGAGAAGACCGGTTCGCTGTTGCGCGGTGGCGGCGTGGACGTGGTCGTGAACTTCACGGCGGGCGACACGTGGCTGCCGTCCATGCGCTGCGTCAAGCGCTTCGGCCGCCTGCTGTGCTGCGGCGGTACCGGCGGCTACAAGGCCGTGACCGACATTCCCTATCTGTTCACGTCGGAAATGAGCATCATCGGCTCCACCGGCTGGACCCTGGAAGACCAGGAGCAATTGGTGGCGATGGTGGCCGACGGCCGGCTCAAGCCGGTCATCGACCGGATCGTGCCCCTGTCGCGGGCCATCGATGCCTACGGCGCGTTCGAGCGGCGCGAATTCTTCGGCAAGATCGTCGTGACGCCGTGA